AAGCACACTACTCAACGGCCTTAATTAAACTGTCCAACGGGGCAAGCCCAGGCGTTACCCTCCCCTTTATGCTGAACGTTAACCCCAGGAGCAGAGACTATATCACCTTTTACTGACTATGGTGTTGCTTCCTCCAAGGAGGGAAAGCTTCAAACTTATGGCTAGACGAGGGCTGATGTCAAGGAAGACATTACCTAGAAAGAAAAAACCGTTAGTTAGGCAAGATAATGTTAGGCCAGTGTTGCTTTCTAATAATAGTTTCTTGTTTATCACCTCATTCTTTTTTCTAGgccaaaatccaaaatggtaaACAATATTACAAACGTGTGGATAGTgcttatggggggggggggggggggggggggggagggggggggggggggggggggggggggaggtatTGTACAGTTACATTCACTAATGTTTAGATTACATTGGGTTGGTTAATGATGACCCACAAGTTAAGATAGACAATCACTTATCTACCGTTCTTCGTTAAACTTTACAGCGATATacgaaaataatatatatactgaatGGATAATTAACATTCAATTATACCTAATTCCATAATatctatttaaaaataataacaaatactAAATAATTACTCACCCCACACATCGTGCGGAGGTTTCCAGAACGGGCGATGATTTATAGCCTGTTAAGCGTAATGTGAATACCTGGCACAATTACTATAACAAATACAGACAGTATTGTACACAATTGAATttaacagataaatgtacatattaattcaatctgtataacttatataaataattaataatcaaTTCTCTGGATCAAGATATATCTGTGATCCGACCATTTAATACACTCTAAACATATATTCTTTTGTTGTATTACAGTACAAcattaatattcaattatatACAGAGTCATGGCTTAAAACCTATTGTAAAAACCCACCAGATCTTCTAAATTTCACTGAATATACTCTGCATGAATAAGTGTGGTGCATATAGTTCAGGTGCCAGAATAGAAGAGTGGTAGAAATTTAGAAGAAGATTAAAAGCATGATATATAAGTTTAACTGTCCAATGGTAATGTCCGTCTCAAGTCACCTGACATACCTACTCACATTCCTCTCATACCTATATTCAAGATCATTAAAGGCGCACACTCCATACAAATCTCAATACTACTTTAAAGATACACACACcttaaaatatatcataacatGTTATGACTTatttaaacaattacaaaatataacccTGTTAAACAAACACGTATGTAACGGGTTCATGTAATAAAAActtgaagtgcatcaattgatactgttttcatatgttgtttttgaattataCTTGTTACAGAATCATaggattgtaactgtcatcacgaagcagaatttacaatgccATGCTCATTCagtttcacactcatttcaaaatgtaaaaaatccagaaaaataataaaacaattatagcgttttgatttcggtcaatacatggttatatcgaccacagaaaaatatcgacctcggactacgtccaCGGtccatattttttctttgattgatataaccatgtatcgaccatATCAAAATGCTCTATTTGTATAGTGAACTTAAACGTCTTATGGATGATATCAATGTTACCAGAATACGGATCAATGTAAGAATAGAGATATTTAGCTTATTCATCATTACAATACAGTGAAATAGTCTTgttcatattttgtatttaaattaattataagatCGTGATATACAGAGTCCCAATTAATTACATATGGATATAGATGCTACCGCTATAATACCTACTGAAGATCTCATATCCCCAAGAGTATATAAAAATGTGGGTCAGAACACGAACGGCACTTATTCCTAAAGAAATAAAATACTAATGCTAATTTTATTCgctttacattgtacatttaaatTAAGTTAGAATTGTATAAACGTTTTTACACTCGTATAATAGATCAATGAAAGAACATTGCAACttaatatttgtttgtgtttgtctGTTCATTTATAAGAAGCAGAACCAATAAGGATTTTTTCCTCGTTATAAAGATGTCTCTGTTACATATTTAGATTTAAATTCACCATTTTGTCTTAAAATCTGACTTGACAATCTCTCCCAAAACTTGTTTTTGGCTCCAGTCAATTTGTCTAAAGTCGTGTTACTTTTATTTGGCCATCGTAAAGGACGGATTATTTTCCAGTTGTTCCGGATAAGTTTAGGAAATTCGCTCTTTTTTATATcgtttaacaaaataaaaatattcatattttctcGTCCAACAcgaaatgaatattcataagtTAACCTCATGGTGAATAGTAGCCACTCTCTTTCTAAAGAAGCATAACTAACAACAAATACAGTTTGACGTGATGCGTCTATAGCGTCCATGATGTTATCAGCTGTGTCTCGGCCTGGTATGAAATCTTTATCCTCACAGCAAAATTCGATTTCTTTCTCATCCAACCAGGGTGCTAATGTATCTCTTACCCAAATGTGATCTTCGTCGCAATAGGAGATATATAAATCGTTTGTATATTGTGTAGCTTCCGCCGGATGACGGCACAACACTCGTAACCACACACTTCGTCGCCATGCCTCTCTTGCTAGAACACCAAACACGAAgaatataaatgttagagtAAAAGAGACGATAAGCCACGTTTGAGAAACACAATGATCTTTGAATTGCTCGAAAGTTTCGAGAAATTCTGCTATCGGTACCTCAATTCCTTCTGACGTCATACATAATAGTTCTCGCTTTTTGTATATCACATTAGTGGCTTCTACCCACGATAGGAACTCCAAATTTTCACATGTACATACTAACGGATTCCCATGTAACACAATTTGAAAATCATTCgatttgattttcatttcatcaaGTAATGTATAATGGGAATAGATTAATGTTGTTATGAAATTATTGCTAATATCAAGATTCTCTAATACGGTTAAATTGTGTAATATCTCTGTAGGAATCCGGTCCATGTGATTTCCAGAAAGGTTGAGATGTTTGAGAGTGTCCTTCTGATCTGTTAACAGATGTGTATGTATGAATTTCAAGTTATTTGAGGAAAGATCGATTAAAGACAGATTATGAAGTCCTTTAAATATTGCGGGTGTGTTCCGACTAAGGACGCGTTCGATATTGCATTTCCTTGCAGTCAGCCGAGAGAGAAGAGGCATTTCTGCAAACATATTTGGATGTACTTCAGAACAGTCGACTCCGGATATGTCTAATTCCTTTAAATGTATTAGTCCTTTGACAACTGCATATGAACATCTAAGAATCTTATTAGAATAACCTATCTTCAACAcagtcagattattttttgctATGGTCATATTAAATAAATACCCCGAAATCGAATTGTCCGTCATATCTACATAGGTAAGATTTGTGGGTAAGAAAAATGTTCTTTCTCTACTAAAAATACTTCGCTTTCGAACAATATTCATCTCAGTATGCGTTGCTCGTAGGCAAGTCAATGAACGGAAAAGCCCCAACATAGTAAGTGGTTGTGGCAAATAGAACATATTGTCTGAAACATCTAGTTCCTCAATGCATGTTTTAGTAGTCCATGCGATAAAGGCATCTGCGCCTATTGTTGAGATAGCATTACCGATCATATGGAGTTTCCTTACACAAATTGTTCCCAGGTTAAACATATCAGATTTCCTTAGATCGTCGCCAGTAGTAAAAATATATCGAAATCGATTGATTGAAAGTAAATCCATTGTTCTTCCTCTGATTCCGTATAGTCCCTGAAGGGCATCACGGAAAGTTAAAGTGACTGCTAAAGTTCTCCATTTTAATGTGGTAAGATTTCCAAAGGGAGCAAGAGTGTTTGTTTCGATCTTTTTGAAAGGTGCTTTGATACTAAGTACTTTTATATTTGATCTTTTAAGTCCGTCAAATGAATCGTTTAACAAAGACACGGTACCGTTGCCTTGAAAGGATAGGtataaattttgtaaatgtgtttgGTTCAAAAATCCGTTTCCAAACACAAATCCCtgaaaaatatctatagaaaGAAATTCAAGATTCGAAATGGCTGACAAAGCCTGTCCTGGATAAACTTTTctaatatggaatttatttctttgaatttttatttcctttaGCTTTTTTAGGGTTTCGAAGACATTTATATCTAAAGATAATTGTTCTAGTTTGTTGTCTGTGAGATCAAGTTCTTCAATATTCGGGACGTTATCGAATGCTCCGGACGTGATCCTTACTAGTTTGTTTCTTTGAAGATGCAATATTTTTAACAGTGGAAGATCCGGAAATGAACCCCGTTCAAAGGAAGTAAAATAGTTGTTACTTAGATCCAAACTAGTCGTATTTGACGGCAAACCCTTAGGTACAACGAGCAGACGACATCCGGAACATATCACGTGGGTCTCTCCAGGCCTTTCAATGGTGTTACAGCAAACAGGAAGTGCATCTGAATGGTTATAGAAAAGCATTGAGTTTTGATAATGgcaatatataattaatgagtGAGGAAtacataaatcatttttataactatttACCTGGTTTTATATCGTATGACATTCAACGAAATACAAAACTTAATGGAAATTATAGCATGTATATCAGAAATCACTTGACTTGAAACTTAATTGGTTTAATCAAACCTTATGTTTTTACGAgataaatgatgaaaaattgcgcagttatggtacatataacTTGAACGAGACAACCAAACCTAACCctatattataaacatgttaaCACAGTATTGATTGTATAACGGCTACCCTAAACCTTTAGTAAATATAACTATAAATTGTCATTGGATATTTTTGATGGGCTTTTATAAAatatggtcaaggtcattcatattgaCGAagttggtagccctttatctcagcatgccaAAGGTCCGGAATCAGGTCTCTAGACTTTCAAGAACGTCAAAAGAAGTCCTTTAAACATTTCAGGTGTTTTGGCCTTCAGTATCAATATCAttcatgtaaacaaatatgaacATGCTACTAGCCATAAGGTATCTGGGCCATTTTGAACTAAGCAAGAAGGTGTTTCaagatttaaagattttggcccTTGTGGTATGAAGGTCAATGctattcatattaacaaacgtGGTACTCATTTATTTTGCCATGCTACATACGCAATAACAGGTATCTAGACATTCAAAACCTTAACAAGAAGTCGcttaaaaataagttttttgGTTTCTTTGACcttaatgaaggtcaaggtcactcaaattaacattttgtattCATTTATCTCAACACGCTACATGCCCAATAACAGGTCTCCTGGTCTGCCAGAACCTGAGAAGATTGTTAAATGATTTTATCGAAAAGTTGatcttttgaactttgacccttatttCTAACCGGAAGTTGGCGTTTTGGAGAAAAGTGTTTCAAAgatgtttgttaattttttattctacataacatatcctaaaaatgaaagaaatttgcTGAGCCGCTAACGAGATATAAATCTACGTGTAAAATAGCAAATAAGTTCATAACgaccattttggattttgagcAATATCTAAAATGCTGCTGTCACACCTTGACCTTATCTCATATAGTATGGTGACATCTTCATTGGGGTATCTCTTACCATATCGGAGATCCATTGTATACAATGTTGAAGTAcaaaagacaaaacaaaaacatttggTCTGTTCACCCATGCGTTAAAACCCCTAATTACCCCAAAAAAACCACGATTCACATTTCTGACCAACAGAATAGAAATCATTACATATGACTTTATTGTATCGATATTATACATTATTGAGATCtaacatataaaattaaaacaaccATATAATTGCATTTTATACGAAGATATAAAGGATTGGATACGGACCACTTTTGGTAcaatttattgtcatttttataGTCGAAAATAAGAGAttaatatgaagaaaaaaaactgttgTAGAACATCACTTACCAGATGAACGGAATGTCCACAGTGTACAGAATGTAAGTAAGGTGGATATCGTTGTATCGGCCATTTCAAATGTCTACCTATCAGGAAGTATTTTTCGTACCTGTAACTGTATATTTAATCGAGCTTGGAGGACTGGAATTTGATATCGTGTGCCAAATGTATTTACAATTGGATTTTGTGTTGGAGTGTGTTTGACTATAGACATGAACTGTATTGGTGCATATGCAAACAGCGACTTATATCATAcgcatgtatataattatagagTGGCTCTTACATTTGAATACCTTCAAATAGCATTTCCATATTAACGACGAATTGAAGGTCTCAGTTCAGTTCAGTACATTTCTTAATCGtcattatttcaacaaaatggCAAATATCAGATCAAATGTTATCACAAAGAATAACACTTCCTTATCGGCCATTTTGTTAAGTTTAGTCGTTTTCTTTTAAGGTTACATACGAGAATGTTTGATGAAAAGAattcaaataaatgtaaataaaacttaattattttgatactaGTATGTATGTGAGGTCAATGTTTTCTATTTTACACTTTTTCGatgcaaaataaaataagtcATCCATAACAGTGTACATTTTCGATCCTCCTCCTGTTCTATACACATAAACTTGTACCGGTGATTTCTTACACAGAACACGCTCACATATCATAATAAAGTGCATTTAAATGTCCCTCACACACAAGCGCGCCTTGGTATCTCGTGTGATTTCATATGAATTATCAGTTAACATTAAAGGATGCCCAATCTACAAGCTGCAGTGTTTTCCAGTTACACAAAGACATTCCTTTTGTAATTCGTGTTTGTGTACGTCCAAGAACTATACGTAGCACCACAGatacaacaaaaaaaaccataatacgctctaaaatgcaataaatgatatattttaatgtagaCCGCCCTTCTGTAAGTAGACCGGTTTCTTACGATGAGTGTCTATCTAAGCTCAACATTAGAATGTTTCCATTTAAGACACCACATACTCCCCTCGGGATCCACAAACTGTGTATATAAAATTCTATTCTACAAAAAAGTAGGAACACAAATGATAAAGATAATTCATTTGTCACTGAGACGAAGTTTTTCATTTTGGGTCCCCGTAAATCCGTGTGTATCCCATCTGATTTTTTAGCGAGTATTATGATTCTTAGAATTAACTTCATGCATGAATCttcaaaatcattatattatatttaccgGTTACCATACCTTAAATAGATTCATATGCTTCAAGTAAACAATCGGAGAGCTTCCAGACGAAATGTTTACTCGAATGCTGATGTCAGAAGCGAGTTATACTTAGTAATAGATaggtacggagaaataaaaaACGTTTGCCGGGATCCGGatagcgacgttacaaacgtcacagaagggacggtctacgtaAACCTCTATGATGTTTTATATCTTACAGAATTATTTTGAACATTATGGTTTTTAATTACTCTATGACGATTTTCAAAGCGGCCATTATATGCACAGAGCGACAAGATTgttttgtcgcactgtcgcgtTATTCTGTCGCATTGACAATATAATTCTGTCGCATTGACAATATAATTCTGTCGCATTGGCAATATATTTCTGTCGCTCCTCGCATTGTTGCATTTGCGGGCTTGAATTCAATTACCCTTTTTTGTAGCCATTAgtagtttttatattttttgttgctGTTCTGAAGATTGGTTCAAGTGCTATTATATATCGAAATAAAGCGCTACTTCAGTGATGGAatctactctttccttcttgtAGGAATTTGAAATCTCTTCATGTCAACATCAAATATTTGAGTAAGGTGGATCGCGGGGTATAAATTGAGGAAGGAATATCACTGAGTTTTTCTATCAGCAgagtaatttttgtttttatcaattgttaaaaaGTGTTGTGATTTTTTACTGATAATGGAACTGTTACTATTCTGTtcgttttaaaataaatgtttcgTGTACGAACTTAACTTGTGAAATTACATTGCATTACAATGTATAGAACATAGCTTCATTTAAAagcgaattaaaaaaaaaacataccgTTGACGATTCGTTGTTTTCTCGATTTCGCAATTGACAGATGAATGGAGTAAAGCAGGTAACTCATATGAATAAAATCATATTTGCATTTATTTCCAGCAAAACAACAAGAGGTCGATGGTTTATAAACAATGAattatgtgttgtgttgtttagGTATCGTTTGTCAACACATGATACAAATATGAGACCGTGGGCTACATCACCTAAGATGTCAATGTTACAATGGAATACAGAGAAATGATATTAGTTTTAGATTTTGCATTTAAAATCGTGACATACAGAACCTGTATTCATTACACATGGATATAAATTGTACAGTGACAATACCTTCTGATGACCACCAAGAGTATAAAAAGCTGGTCAGAACATGGCGATTATTCAGAAAGAAATGAATGATGTGTTATGATcttatatctttttataattaaagaaaGTTGAAATAGTGACAAAGAgtttacacaggtaaaacagatATCAAATGAAATAGCATCACATCTTATTGTCTTCTTTTGTCTGATCAATTACTAGAAGTGGTTATAATTCGAATATTTTCCATAGTTATAAAGATGTCTCTGTTACATATTTAGATTTAAATTCACTATTTCGTCTTAACATCTGACTTGACAATCTCTCCCAAAACTTGGTTTGTGCTCCAGTCAATTTGTCCAAAGTTGTGTTACTTTTATTTGGCCATCGTAAAGGACGAATGATTGTCCACTTGTTCCGGATAAGTTTAGGAAATTCACtctttttaatattgtttaacaaaatgaaaatattcaaattttctcGTCCGACACGAAATGAGTATTCATAAGTTAATCTCATAGCAAATGTTGTCCACTC
This genomic window from Argopecten irradians isolate NY chromosome 11, Ai_NY, whole genome shotgun sequence contains:
- the LOC138335236 gene encoding toll-like receptor 4; translated protein: MADTTISTLLTFCTLWTFRSSDALPVCCNTIERPGETHVICSGCRLLVVPKGLPSNTTSLDLSNNYFTSFERGSFPDLPLLKILHLQRNKLVRITSGAFDNVPNIEELDLTDNKLEQLSLDINVFETLKKLKEIKIQRNKFHIRKVYPGQALSAISNLEFLSIDIFQGFVFGNGFLNQTHLQNLYLSFQGNGTVSLLNDSFDGLKRSNIKVLSIKAPFKKIETNTLAPFGNLTTLKWRTLAVTLTFRDALQGLYGIRGRTMDLLSINRFRYIFTTGDDLRKSDMFNLGTICVRKLHMIGNAISTIGADAFIAWTTKTCIEELDVSDNMFYLPQPLTMLGLFRSLTCLRATHTEMNIVRKRSIFSRERTFFLPTNLTYVDMTDNSISGYLFNMTIAKNNLTVLKIGYSNKILRCSYAVVKGLIHLKELDISGVDCSEVHPNMFAEMPLLSRLTARKCNIERVLSRNTPAIFKGLHNLSLIDLSSNNLKFIHTHLLTDQKDTLKHLNLSGNHMDRIPTEILHNLTVLENLDISNNFITTLIYSHYTLLDEMKIKSNDFQIVLHGNPLVCTCENLEFLSWVEATNVIYKKRELLCMTSEGIEVPIAEFLETFEQFKDHCVSQTWLIVSFTLTFIFFVFGVLAREAWRRSVWLRVLCRHPAEATQYTNDLYISYCDEDHIWVRDTLAPWLDEKEIEFCCEDKDFIPGRDTADNIMDAIDASRQTVFVVSYASLEREWLLFTMRLTYEYSFRVGRENMNIFILLNDIKKSEFPKLIRNNWKIIRPLRWPNKSNTTLDKLTGAKNKFWERLSSQILRQNGEFKSKYVTETSL